In Spirochaetota bacterium, the DNA window GCGGTCAACCTGATTTTCTGCGCGCTCAACCTGGCCTCGCAGCTGTACGATTCAGTGGAGCCGCGGTTCGGTTTGGGATTCTGGCCCACGCCCCTGCCGCTCTTTCACGCCTACCTGGCATTCTGGTTCTGGCAGTGCGTGTACGGGTCGTACTGGCTTATACGGAGCGTGCGCACCCTTCATGGCGTGAGACGGGAGCAGGTCCGATACACCCTGGTCTCGGCCATTGTGGGGTTCCTGGGCGGGTGCTCAAATTGGCCCATGTGGTACGGGTACGATATTCCGCCCTACGCGAATATCCTGGTGAGCGTATACGTGATCATAATCGCCTATGCCATAATACGGTACCGGCTCCTGGACGTGCGCATCGTCCTCACCCGGGCGGGAATCTTCCTCCTCGTGTACGCGCCGGTGCTGGGCATACCCCTGTGGATCGGGCTGCACGGCGGATTCGGCATATCGGCATTCCTCTCGCTCTTCGCGCTCACCCTCGCGGGCCCCTTCATCCAGCGCTACATCCAGGGGAAGGCGGAGGGCGTGCTCATGGCCAAGCAGAGAAGCTATCAGCATATCCTGCTCAATGCAGCCAAGAGCATCGTGCGCGAGCACGACCTGGACAAGCTCCTCAAGCTCATCGCGTACGGGGTCAAGCGCGCCGTGAAGGCAGAATTTACCGCGATTTTTCTCAGGGCGCGGACGGAGGATTGTTACCGGCTCAGGGCCCACGCCAACAGGGAATTCCTTTCAGGGATCGCCCCCTTCAGCAGGGATGATCCCCTTGTCGCGGAGCTCGTAGATAAAATGAAGCCCCTGGTCTTCGAAGAGGTGAACCACTTTCTCGCGCATCGGTTTCCCCGCGAGGTGCACCTGGTCGTCCCCACCTTCTGGGAGGGCGACCTCCTGGGATTCATGCTCATCGGAAAAAAGCTCAACAAGTCCTATTACACCAGGGACGACGTGCGCACCTTCGAAATACTTTCACACCAGGCGGCGCTTGCGGTCGAGAATTGCCTTTACGTCGAGGATATCAAGACGGTGCAGGAGCGGCTTTTCCAGGCCGAGAAACTGGCCTTCATCGGGGGAATGGCGGAGGGCGTCGCGCACCAGATCAAGAACCGCCTCAACCACTTTTCTCTCGCCACACGCGAGATGCAGCTCGAAATCGCCGAGCTTACCGAAACGAAGCGGGAGCTCATGAAGCGCGAGCCCGAGTTGGAAGCCGCGCTGGAATACCTGAAGGAGCTCGGGGACTCGCTCATCGACAACGTAAAGCGCACCGACGCGGTCATACAGGGCATCCTGAGCTTCGCGAGCATGGGGAAGGACGCCGACCAGTTTTCCTCCGTTACCTTCGACGAACTCCTGCGGACCGCCGCGGACCTCGTGCGGATCAAGCACGACGTCGCCGATCTGCCCCTCGCGGTGGAAAGCGCGCCGTATGCGACCCTGTTCGGGATCAGGATGCAGCTCGTCGAGGTGCTCTACGACCTCATCGATAACAGTTACGAATCGATCGTGCAGAAGAAGGGATTCCGGATGGGGGAGGAAGAGCGGCGCTCCTTCGAGCCGCGTATCAGCGTGAGACTGGTGCAGGAAACCGGCACCAGTCTCGTGGAGATCGCCGATAACGGTACGGGGATGAGGGCGGAGGACAGGAAGAAGGTGTTCGCCCCTTACTTCACCACGAAATCGTCCTACAAAATCAAAACCGAATCGGGAATCGGGCTGTATGTCGCCAGGAGGATCATCGAGGAGACGCACCGGGGACAGATATGGTTCGAATCCGAATACGGAAAGGGGACCCGGTTTTTCATCCGGATCCCCCGCCCCGCCTCGTTAATGGAGGAATGACCCGCCGCACCCCTTGTCAGCTCCACCTCACGGTGGAACCCGTCGGAACGCTCTGCACGTCCAGGCACCCTAATCTGACCAGCCTCCCGAGCTCGCCCCCGATAAACTCCTTCGTGCTGCCCGTTTTTGCGTTCAGGTATTCGGTGAAATTCTTCATAACCTCGTCGCGCGACGCGCCGTTGGTCACCCCCGGATAGGCCTCGACCAGCTCCTCGAGTATGATCTTCCGGTTGAACACGAACGTCTCGATGCTTCTGAGTATCTCCTCGTCCCTGTCGGTGAGGGTCTCTCCCTTCGCCTTGCGCGGCGCGATATCGGCCACGTACCTGTGTATCGACGAGTTGAATTCGTTTACGATGCGGTCTATCTCCTCGGGGGAGATTCCGCCGGCGTGGCACACCGACTGGTTCG includes these proteins:
- a CDS encoding GAF domain-containing protein; the protein is MSFLAITGLVNFLTSAVLGLFVLSHNPRNAQNRSFAYANGSIALYSLGYFLWQIAPDAGTAHSWFKVLFTGIVFVNVTFLHLVYSFTGNYRTRRRELHAYYAVNLIFCALNLASQLYDSVEPRFGLGFWPTPLPLFHAYLAFWFWQCVYGSYWLIRSVRTLHGVRREQVRYTLVSAIVGFLGGCSNWPMWYGYDIPPYANILVSVYVIIIAYAIIRYRLLDVRIVLTRAGIFLLVYAPVLGIPLWIGLHGGFGISAFLSLFALTLAGPFIQRYIQGKAEGVLMAKQRSYQHILLNAAKSIVREHDLDKLLKLIAYGVKRAVKAEFTAIFLRARTEDCYRLRAHANREFLSGIAPFSRDDPLVAELVDKMKPLVFEEVNHFLAHRFPREVHLVVPTFWEGDLLGFMLIGKKLNKSYYTRDDVRTFEILSHQAALAVENCLYVEDIKTVQERLFQAEKLAFIGGMAEGVAHQIKNRLNHFSLATREMQLEIAELTETKRELMKREPELEAALEYLKELGDSLIDNVKRTDAVIQGILSFASMGKDADQFSSVTFDELLRTAADLVRIKHDVADLPLAVESAPYATLFGIRMQLVEVLYDLIDNSYESIVQKKGFRMGEEERRSFEPRISVRLVQETGTSLVEIADNGTGMRAEDRKKVFAPYFTTKSSYKIKTESGIGLYVARRIIEETHRGQIWFESEYGKGTRFFIRIPRPASLMEE